The Streptomyces sp. NBC_00344 genome includes a window with the following:
- a CDS encoding ABC transporter ATP-binding protein encodes MYELSGVIKRYQQGKKTIDALAGVDLTIEDGGRLVIQGPTGGGKSTLLQMLGGLDRPTSGSVVLDGVDLGKLSESKLTKVRAENIGFVFQSFNLIPTLTAQENVETALVPLGIKATDRRKRAAGALESVGLAERGGHLPSELSGGQQQRVAIARALVKNPKVLLADEPTGNLDEGMRDEIMEVLEGLWKEHGLTFIMVTHDTALARRAPRLATIRRGKVTITENAAA; translated from the coding sequence ATGTATGAACTCAGCGGCGTCATCAAGCGCTACCAGCAGGGCAAGAAGACCATCGACGCGCTTGCCGGAGTCGATCTGACCATCGAGGACGGCGGGCGACTGGTCATCCAGGGCCCGACCGGCGGCGGCAAGTCCACCCTCCTCCAGATGCTCGGAGGTCTGGACCGGCCGACATCGGGCAGCGTCGTCCTGGACGGCGTGGACCTCGGAAAGCTCAGCGAGTCCAAGCTCACCAAGGTGCGCGCGGAGAACATCGGCTTCGTCTTCCAGTCCTTCAACCTCATCCCGACCCTCACCGCTCAGGAGAACGTCGAGACCGCGCTCGTCCCGCTCGGTATCAAGGCCACCGACCGGCGCAAGCGGGCCGCCGGAGCGCTGGAGTCGGTGGGGCTCGCCGAGCGCGGCGGACATCTTCCGTCGGAGTTGTCCGGCGGTCAGCAGCAGCGCGTCGCCATCGCCCGTGCCCTCGTCAAGAACCCCAAGGTGCTGCTCGCCGACGAACCCACGGGCAACCTCGACGAAGGCATGCGCGACGAGATCATGGAGGTACTCGAAGGGCTGTGGAAGGAGCACGGGCTGACCTTCATCATGGTCACCCATGACACCGCGCTCGCCCGCAGGGCGCCGCGTCTTGCCACCATCCGCAGGGGCAAGGTCACCATCACCGAGAACGCCGCGGCCTGA
- a CDS encoding ABC transporter permease, whose protein sequence is MFFTYLRRELRRRRKAALVVASGLALGIALVIVVSSVSSGMGQAQDKVLQSLYGLGTDMTVTKAEAPAGTTGGNARPKFQFGAKGNSDDSKQSSDRVMVQGFQTLASTTVTKVGTQNGVSAAVGGLSLNVLKVNGQFKRGEFKQTPGSGSTGGRRGGGTGAPQGEVQGGGADFDVDSYTVYGTDVSHLGLGPLTSSKITSGRSFTASETNAKVAVADASYAKKKKLKVGGTVTVHSVVYKIVGIATPDSGEAAANLYLPLKQAQTLADARNKVTTVYVKAADSKKISSVKSTIQKNISGTTVTTSADLADTVSGSLSTASNLATNVGKWLSIAVLVAAFLVAGLLTSSAVSRRVREFGTLKALGWKSGRVTRQVVGEALVNGLLGGVLGIALGLAGAYAVTAVSPTLTASVGSATGSGRGGFGGFGGGPGGGPGRQTAAKALDIALTAPVSVTTIGTAVALAVAGGLIAGGFGGWRASRLRPADALRRVE, encoded by the coding sequence ATGTTCTTCACCTACCTCCGGCGCGAGCTGCGCCGCCGCAGAAAGGCGGCGCTCGTCGTCGCCTCGGGGCTCGCCCTCGGTATTGCGCTGGTCATCGTCGTCAGCTCGGTCTCCTCCGGGATGGGCCAGGCCCAGGACAAGGTCCTTCAATCGCTGTACGGCCTCGGTACGGACATGACCGTCACCAAGGCCGAAGCCCCGGCGGGCACCACCGGCGGTAACGCCCGGCCGAAATTCCAGTTCGGCGCGAAGGGCAACAGCGACGACAGCAAGCAGAGCAGCGACCGGGTGATGGTCCAGGGCTTCCAGACCCTGGCCTCCACCACGGTCACCAAGGTGGGCACCCAGAACGGCGTATCCGCCGCGGTGGGCGGGCTGAGCCTCAACGTCCTGAAAGTCAACGGGCAGTTCAAGCGCGGCGAGTTCAAGCAGACGCCGGGCAGCGGCAGCACGGGCGGCCGGCGGGGCGGCGGCACCGGGGCGCCGCAGGGCGAGGTCCAGGGCGGCGGAGCCGACTTCGACGTCGACTCCTACACCGTGTACGGCACCGACGTCAGTCATCTCGGCCTCGGCCCGCTGACCTCATCGAAGATCACCTCGGGGCGCAGCTTCACGGCGTCGGAGACCAACGCCAAGGTCGCCGTGGCCGACGCCTCCTACGCCAAGAAGAAGAAGCTCAAGGTGGGCGGCACCGTCACGGTGCACAGCGTCGTCTACAAGATCGTCGGCATCGCCACCCCCGACAGCGGTGAGGCCGCCGCCAACCTCTACCTCCCGCTGAAGCAGGCGCAGACGCTGGCCGACGCCAGGAACAAGGTCACCACGGTCTATGTGAAGGCCGCCGACTCGAAGAAGATCTCCAGCGTCAAGTCGACCATCCAGAAGAACATCTCGGGCACCACGGTCACCACATCCGCCGACCTGGCGGACACCGTGTCGGGTTCGCTCTCCACCGCGTCGAACCTCGCCACCAACGTCGGCAAGTGGCTGTCCATCGCGGTTCTGGTCGCCGCGTTCCTGGTGGCGGGTCTGCTCACCTCATCGGCGGTCAGCCGCCGGGTGCGGGAGTTCGGCACCCTCAAGGCGCTCGGCTGGAAGAGCGGCCGGGTCACCCGCCAGGTCGTCGGCGAGGCCCTGGTCAACGGGCTGCTCGGCGGCGTGCTCGGGATCGCGCTCGGCCTGGCCGGCGCGTACGCCGTGACCGCCGTCAGCCCGACCCTCACGGCCTCCGTCGGCTCCGCGACCGGCAGTGGACGTGGCGGCTTCGGTGGCTTCGGCGGCGGCCCCGGCGGCGGACCTGGCAGGCAGACCGCTGCCAAGGCCCTGGACATCGCCCTCACCGCGCCGGTCTCCGTCACCACCATCGGCACGGCTGTGGCCCTGGCCGTGGCGGGCGGGCTCATCGCGGGTGGCTTCGGCGGCTGGCGCGCCTCCCGGCTGCGCCCCGCGGACGCCCTGCGCCGCGTCGAGTAG
- a CDS encoding enoyl-CoA hydratase/isomerase family protein produces the protein MTQEISDTEQSGRRFGEFVAVRRHGAVAELVLDRPKAMNAVSTEMARSIAAACDALSADAAVRTVVVTSTHDRAFCVGADLKERNSFTDAELVRQRPTARAAYTGVLELPMPTIAAVHGFALGGGFELALACDLIVADPTAVVGLPEVSVGVIPGGGGTQLLPRRVGAARAAELVFTARRVEAVEARELGLVDILADDARGEALELAARIAANSPVGLRAAKRALRLGHGLDLRAGLEIEDAAWRSVAFSGDRAEGVAAFNEKRKPQWPGE, from the coding sequence ATGACCCAAGAGATCTCAGATACTGAACAGTCCGGCCGGCGGTTCGGGGAGTTCGTCGCGGTACGGCGCCACGGCGCCGTCGCCGAGCTGGTCCTGGACCGGCCCAAGGCGATGAACGCGGTGTCCACCGAAATGGCCCGTTCCATCGCGGCGGCGTGTGACGCGCTGTCGGCCGACGCGGCGGTACGGACCGTGGTGGTCACCTCCACCCACGACCGGGCCTTCTGCGTGGGCGCCGACCTCAAGGAGCGCAACTCCTTCACCGACGCCGAACTGGTGCGGCAGCGGCCGACCGCACGGGCCGCCTACACCGGCGTACTGGAGCTGCCCATGCCCACCATCGCCGCGGTGCACGGGTTCGCGCTCGGTGGCGGTTTCGAGCTGGCGCTCGCCTGCGATCTGATCGTCGCCGACCCGACGGCCGTGGTCGGCCTGCCCGAGGTGTCGGTGGGCGTGATCCCGGGGGGCGGGGGCACTCAGCTGCTGCCGCGCCGGGTGGGGGCGGCCCGCGCCGCCGAGCTGGTGTTCACCGCGCGGCGGGTCGAAGCGGTGGAGGCGCGCGAACTGGGGCTGGTGGACATCCTGGCCGACGACGCCCGGGGCGAGGCGCTGGAGCTGGCGGCCAGGATCGCGGCGAACTCACCGGTCGGGCTGCGTGCGGCGAAGCGGGCGCTGCGGCTTGGCCACGGGCTCGATCTGCGGGCAGGTCTGGAGATCGAGGACGCGGCTTGGCGGTCGGTGGCGTTCTCCGGCGACCGGGCCGAGGGTGTCGCGGCCTTCAACGAGAAGCGGAAGCCGCAGTGGCCGGGGGAGTAG
- a CDS encoding GGDEF domain-containing protein — translation MADDVRLRAVVTLAQAMASAPSARASWRAATRGACDALGGSFGALSVWERELGLLKVLANVGERAEGEDEFPEGETYPVNHFPEIAEFLHERWANGGEPNAWVETAEGPAVGSAGYCHQRVAALRKRGRGSCVVAPIVLHGRAWGELYVARPIGVPAFDRADADFATVLAAVVAAGLAQSERLEEVRRLAFTDPLTGLANRRAVDSGLDRAVERYRTDGTVVSLVVCDLNGLKRVNDTHGHAVGDHLLERFGSLLSVCGAMLPGTLAARLGGDEFCLLSVGPGSDEVIRVAEQLCERAGELDLGEGVACGVASTGDPIGPLRSARRLFRLADAAQYRAKAARSAKPVVAGRDGAVIPLADTPSPGADRRRIRGKRD, via the coding sequence ATGGCTGACGATGTGCGGCTCAGGGCCGTGGTGACGCTCGCGCAGGCGATGGCCTCGGCGCCCTCCGCCCGTGCGTCGTGGCGCGCGGCCACGCGGGGGGCGTGCGACGCGCTCGGCGGCAGCTTCGGCGCGCTGTCGGTCTGGGAGCGGGAACTCGGCCTGCTCAAGGTGCTGGCCAATGTCGGCGAACGGGCCGAGGGGGAGGACGAATTCCCCGAGGGCGAGACCTACCCCGTGAACCACTTCCCCGAGATCGCGGAGTTCCTGCACGAGCGCTGGGCGAACGGTGGTGAGCCCAATGCCTGGGTGGAGACCGCTGAGGGGCCCGCCGTGGGCTCGGCGGGCTACTGCCATCAGCGGGTGGCGGCGCTCCGCAAGCGGGGCAGGGGGAGCTGTGTGGTCGCCCCGATAGTGCTGCACGGCCGTGCCTGGGGAGAGCTCTATGTCGCGAGACCGATCGGGGTGCCCGCCTTCGACCGTGCCGACGCGGACTTCGCGACCGTGCTCGCCGCCGTGGTGGCGGCGGGGCTGGCCCAGTCCGAGCGTCTCGAGGAGGTCAGGAGGCTGGCCTTCACCGACCCGCTGACCGGTCTCGCCAACCGGCGCGCGGTCGACTCGGGTCTTGACAGGGCGGTGGAGCGTTACCGGACCGACGGCACGGTGGTCAGCCTGGTGGTCTGTGACCTCAACGGCCTGAAGCGGGTCAACGACACCCATGGGCATGCGGTGGGCGATCATCTGCTTGAACGTTTCGGCTCGTTGCTCTCGGTGTGCGGCGCGATGCTCCCCGGCACGCTGGCCGCCCGGCTGGGCGGCGACGAGTTCTGTCTCCTCTCCGTCGGCCCCGGCTCCGACGAGGTGATCCGGGTCGCGGAGCAGCTCTGTGAGCGGGCGGGGGAGCTGGATCTGGGCGAGGGGGTGGCCTGCGGGGTGGCCTCCACCGGAGATCCCATCGGGCCCCTGCGCTCGGCCCGCCGTCTCTTCCGGCTGGCGGACGCGGCGCAGTACCGGGCCAAGGCGGCCCGTTCGGCGAAACCGGTGGTGGCCGGGCGGGACGGGGCGGTGATTCCGCTCGCGGACACCCCGTCGCCCGGTGCGGACCGGCGTCGTATACGGGGTAAACGGGACTGA
- a CDS encoding NAD(P)-dependent alcohol dehydrogenase, with protein MTATTVAAYAAPAPKAPLERSTVPRRPVGEHDVLIDIKYAGICHSDIHQARDGWSEGIFPMVPGHEIAGIVAEAGSAVTKFAVGDRVGVGCLVDSCRECDNCKAGLEQYCTGGGVPTYNGRDKQGEPTYGGYSTHIVVDENYTLRIPEGIALDEAAPLLCAGITTYSPLAHWNAGPGKKVAIVGLGGLGHMGVKIAHAMGAEVTVLSQSLRKQEDGLKLGADHYYATSDPATFDELAGTFDLIVSTVSAPLPLDSYLSLLRTDGAFVNVGAPEEPVSLNLFSVIGGRKTLAGSGIGGIRETQEMLDFCAEHGFGAEIELISADQINEAYQRVLDSDVRYRFVIDNATI; from the coding sequence ATGACTGCAACAACCGTCGCCGCATACGCCGCCCCCGCCCCCAAGGCCCCGCTGGAGCGCAGCACAGTGCCGCGCCGGCCGGTCGGTGAGCACGACGTCCTGATCGACATCAAGTACGCCGGCATCTGCCACAGCGACATCCACCAGGCCCGTGACGGCTGGAGTGAAGGCATCTTCCCGATGGTGCCGGGCCACGAGATCGCCGGGATCGTCGCCGAGGCCGGGTCCGCGGTGACCAAGTTCGCCGTCGGCGACCGGGTCGGAGTCGGCTGCCTCGTCGACTCCTGCCGCGAGTGCGACAACTGCAAGGCCGGTCTTGAGCAGTACTGCACCGGCGGTGGCGTCCCCACGTACAACGGCCGCGACAAACAGGGTGAGCCCACCTACGGCGGCTACTCCACCCATATCGTCGTGGACGAGAACTACACCCTGCGCATCCCCGAGGGCATCGCCCTCGACGAGGCCGCGCCGCTGCTCTGCGCCGGTATCACCACCTACTCGCCGCTCGCCCACTGGAACGCGGGCCCCGGCAAGAAGGTCGCGATCGTGGGCCTGGGCGGGCTCGGCCACATGGGTGTCAAGATCGCCCATGCGATGGGCGCCGAGGTGACCGTGCTCAGCCAGTCGCTGCGCAAGCAGGAGGACGGGCTGAAGCTGGGCGCCGACCACTACTACGCGACGAGCGACCCGGCGACCTTCGATGAGCTCGCCGGCACCTTCGATCTGATCGTCTCCACCGTTTCGGCGCCGCTGCCGCTCGACTCGTATCTGAGCCTGCTCAGGACGGACGGTGCCTTCGTGAACGTCGGGGCCCCCGAGGAGCCCGTCTCGCTGAACCTCTTCTCGGTGATCGGCGGCCGCAAGACACTCGCCGGTTCGGGGATCGGCGGCATCCGGGAGACCCAGGAGATGCTCGACTTCTGCGCCGAGCACGGTTTCGGCGCCGAGATCGAACTGATCAGCGCGGACCAGATCAATGAGGCCTACCAGCGCGTGCTGGACAGCGATGTCCGCTACCGCTTCGTGATCGACAACGCCACGATCTGA
- the hutH gene encoding histidine ammonia-lyase, translating to MHTVVVGTSGTTPQDVLDVARRNARVELSADALTALAAARGIVDALAAKPEPVYGVSTGFGALASRHIGPELRAQLQRNIVRSHAAGMGPRVEREVVRALMFLRLKTVCSGHTGVRPEVAQTMADVLNAGITPVVHEYGSLGCSGDLAPLSHCALALMGEGDAEGPDGIVKPAGELLAAAGITPVELREKEGLALLNGTDGMLGMLVMALADLQRLYTSADITAALTLEALLGTEKVLAPELHAIRPHPGQAAAAANMLKVLAGSGLTGHHQDDAPRVQDAYSVRCAPQVAGAGRDTLAHASTVAERELASAVDNPVVLPDGRVESNGNFHGAPVAYVLDFLAIAAADLGSITERRTDRLLDKNRSHGLPPFLAGDAGVDSGLMIAQYTQAALVSEMKRLAVPASADSIPSSAMQEDHVSMGWSAARKLRTAVDNLTRIVAIELYTATRAIELREGLTPAPASTAVIEAVRKAGVEGPGPDRFLAPDLAAADAFVRDGSLVRAAESVTGTLG from the coding sequence ATGCACACAGTCGTGGTGGGGACCTCCGGCACCACCCCCCAGGACGTCCTGGACGTCGCCCGCCGCAACGCACGCGTCGAGCTCTCCGCGGACGCCCTCACCGCACTCGCGGCCGCCCGCGGAATCGTGGACGCCCTCGCCGCCAAGCCCGAGCCGGTGTACGGCGTCTCCACCGGGTTCGGGGCACTCGCATCCCGGCACATCGGCCCCGAGCTGCGGGCACAGCTGCAGCGCAACATCGTGCGCTCGCACGCCGCGGGCATGGGCCCGCGGGTCGAGCGGGAGGTCGTGCGGGCGCTGATGTTCCTGCGGCTGAAGACGGTCTGCTCGGGGCACACCGGTGTACGGCCCGAGGTCGCGCAGACCATGGCCGACGTGCTCAACGCGGGCATCACCCCGGTGGTGCACGAGTACGGATCGCTCGGCTGCTCCGGTGACCTGGCGCCGCTGTCGCACTGTGCGCTGGCCCTGATGGGCGAGGGTGATGCGGAAGGCCCTGACGGCATCGTCAAGCCGGCCGGCGAACTGCTGGCCGCCGCCGGGATCACCCCGGTCGAGCTGCGCGAGAAGGAGGGCCTGGCCCTGCTCAACGGGACCGACGGCATGCTCGGCATGCTCGTCATGGCGCTCGCCGACCTCCAGCGGCTCTACACATCGGCGGACATCACCGCGGCCCTCACCCTGGAGGCCCTGCTCGGCACCGAGAAGGTCCTCGCTCCCGAGCTGCATGCCATCCGTCCGCACCCCGGCCAGGCCGCCGCGGCGGCCAACATGCTGAAGGTGCTGGCGGGTTCCGGACTCACCGGGCACCACCAGGACGACGCCCCCCGGGTGCAGGACGCGTACTCCGTGCGCTGTGCGCCGCAGGTCGCTGGCGCGGGCCGGGACACCCTGGCGCACGCCAGTACCGTCGCCGAGCGGGAGCTGGCGTCCGCTGTCGACAACCCTGTGGTGCTGCCGGACGGACGCGTCGAGTCCAACGGCAACTTCCACGGCGCACCGGTCGCCTATGTGCTCGACTTCCTCGCCATCGCCGCCGCCGACCTCGGATCCATCACCGAACGCCGTACCGACCGGCTGCTGGACAAGAACCGGTCGCACGGTCTGCCACCGTTCCTGGCCGGCGACGCCGGTGTCGACTCCGGGCTGATGATCGCGCAGTACACCCAGGCCGCCCTGGTCAGTGAGATGAAGCGGCTCGCGGTCCCGGCGTCGGCCGATTCGATTCCGTCCTCCGCGATGCAGGAGGACCATGTCTCGATGGGCTGGTCGGCCGCGCGCAAGCTGCGCACCGCCGTCGACAACCTGACCCGGATCGTCGCCATCGAGCTGTACACCGCAACCCGCGCCATTGAACTGCGCGAGGGCCTGACGCCCGCGCCTGCGAGCACCGCGGTGATCGAGGCGGTACGCAAGGCGGGTGTCGAGGGCCCGGGACCCGACCGCTTCCTCGCGCCCGATCTGGCCGCGGCTGACGCCTTCGTCCGGGACGGCAGCCTGGTCCGGGCCGCGGAGAGTGTGACCGGCACGCTCGGCTGA
- a CDS encoding helix-turn-helix domain-containing protein, giving the protein MDQRSELSEFLRSRRARLKPEDVGLPELGRHRRVPGLRREELAQLAGVSVAYYTRLEQGNGRNVSSEVLEAIARALRLSDTEIAHLTHLASPKPKKKRAAAARPQRMRAELQYLIDAMDGVPAYVLGRRLDVLGSNRLARALFGDFNAMPPAERNMARMVFLDINSRDLYTDWECKATELVSVLRLFAGCYPDDPQLSALVGELSVKSEEFRTLWAAHTVSDKGHGVKRLHHPLVGALTLSYETLQLPSDHDQSLITFHAEPGSPSAETLRLLGAWGVNEVPRASR; this is encoded by the coding sequence ATGGACCAGCGTTCCGAACTCAGCGAATTCCTCCGCTCACGCCGGGCCCGGCTCAAGCCGGAGGACGTGGGTCTGCCCGAGCTGGGCAGGCACCGCAGGGTTCCGGGGCTGCGCCGTGAGGAGCTGGCGCAGCTCGCCGGGGTGTCCGTCGCGTACTACACCCGCCTCGAGCAGGGCAACGGCCGCAACGTCTCCAGCGAGGTGCTGGAGGCCATCGCCCGTGCCCTGCGGCTTTCGGACACCGAGATCGCGCATCTCACCCATCTCGCCAGCCCGAAGCCGAAGAAGAAGCGGGCTGCGGCCGCCCGGCCGCAGCGGATGCGGGCGGAGCTGCAGTATCTGATCGACGCCATGGACGGCGTGCCGGCCTACGTGCTGGGCAGGCGACTGGATGTGCTGGGCTCGAACCGGCTGGCCAGGGCGCTGTTCGGCGACTTCAACGCGATGCCGCCGGCCGAACGCAACATGGCACGGATGGTGTTCCTCGACATCAACTCCCGTGATCTCTATACCGACTGGGAGTGCAAGGCCACTGAGCTGGTGAGTGTGCTGCGACTGTTCGCGGGCTGCTATCCGGACGATCCCCAGCTGTCCGCGCTGGTGGGCGAGCTGTCCGTGAAGAGCGAGGAGTTCCGGACGCTGTGGGCGGCACACACGGTGTCGGACAAGGGGCACGGTGTGAAGCGGCTGCATCATCCGCTGGTGGGAGCGCTGACACTGTCGTACGAGACGCTGCAGCTGCCGTCCGATCACGACCAGTCGCTGATCACCTTCCATGCCGAGCCCGGGTCCCCTTCGGCGGAGACGCTGCGGCTGCTGGGGGCGTGGGGAGTGAACGAGGTGCCGCGGGCCTCGCGCTAG
- a CDS encoding DUF1330 domain-containing protein produces MTAYAVADLRPTDHPADEVFVYMEKIQSTLDPFGGHFLVHGTQVEVREGEWPGALVIVGFPGIAEARAWYDSPAYQELLPLRTDHIAGDVVLVEGVAPGYDAARTAARYRAEACNA; encoded by the coding sequence ATGACTGCCTACGCCGTGGCTGACCTGCGCCCCACCGACCACCCCGCCGATGAGGTCTTCGTCTACATGGAGAAAATCCAGTCGACGCTTGACCCGTTCGGCGGCCACTTCCTGGTGCACGGGACCCAGGTCGAGGTACGTGAGGGCGAGTGGCCCGGCGCACTGGTGATCGTGGGTTTCCCCGGGATCGCCGAGGCACGTGCCTGGTACGACTCTCCCGCCTACCAGGAGCTGCTGCCCCTGCGTACCGATCACATCGCGGGTGATGTGGTGCTGGTGGAGGGGGTGGCGCCCGGATACGACGCCGCGCGGACCGCTGCCCGCTACCGGGCCGAGGCCTGTAACGCCTGA
- a CDS encoding globin domain-containing protein, producing MTVEYIRYRIPQESTADFEAAYARAAAPLSRSRYCTDYELARCDEAPDGGAPVDYILRITWTSARDHIEGFRQSEEFRAFFTSIRPYVEQLEEMRHYTPTAVMGTGASVPTLYAWAGGAEALGRLTEAFYVQVLKDELIGPLFAGMTADHPAHVAIWLGEVFGGPATYTEHHGGYPAMLGHHLGRSITERQRRRWASLLMDAADEVGLPDDAEFRSAFAAYIEWGTRLAVANSVPGAEPPPRAPVPKWGWGVAPPYAG from the coding sequence ATGACCGTCGAGTACATCCGCTACCGCATCCCGCAGGAGAGCACCGCGGACTTCGAAGCGGCGTACGCCCGGGCGGCCGCCCCGCTCTCCCGCTCGCGGTACTGCACGGACTACGAACTGGCGCGCTGCGACGAGGCGCCGGACGGCGGGGCGCCGGTCGACTACATCCTGCGCATCACCTGGACCTCGGCCCGCGACCACATCGAAGGGTTCCGGCAGAGCGAGGAGTTCAGGGCCTTCTTCACGTCGATCCGCCCCTACGTCGAGCAGCTCGAGGAGATGCGCCACTACACACCCACCGCGGTGATGGGCACCGGCGCGTCCGTCCCCACCCTGTACGCCTGGGCGGGTGGCGCCGAGGCGCTGGGCCGGCTCACCGAGGCGTTCTACGTCCAGGTGCTCAAGGACGAGCTCATCGGCCCGCTCTTCGCCGGGATGACGGCCGACCACCCCGCCCATGTGGCCATCTGGCTGGGTGAGGTGTTCGGCGGGCCCGCCACCTACACCGAACACCACGGCGGATATCCGGCCATGCTCGGCCACCATCTGGGCCGCTCCATCACCGAGCGGCAGCGGCGCCGCTGGGCCTCGCTGCTGATGGACGCGGCGGACGAGGTGGGGCTGCCGGACGACGCAGAGTTCCGGTCGGCGTTCGCGGCGTACATCGAGTGGGGCACCCGGCTGGCCGTCGCCAACTCCGTGCCGGGGGCGGAGCCGCCGCCCCGGGCACCCGTACCGAAGTGGGGATGGGGTGTGGCGCCGCCCTACGCGGGCTGA
- a CDS encoding L,D-transpeptidase, giving the protein MEKRVMTDGKRRRSLMAASALLGGVLVLSACSGGGSDDKGGGADGTKKSSQSSVDEAAAKDTSAARIAITPKNGADNASINKGTKVTVSAGKLTQVSMTTASGTAVKGTIAADGSSWQPDAQLDRSTSYKITATAEDSKGRQAHENSSFTTVSPAHSFIGNFTPEDGSTVGVGMPVSINFDKAITNKKAVEDAIKVTSSSGQEVVGHWFSATRLDLRPDQYWTEGSTVTMKLALDGVEGASGVTGVQDKTVSFKIGRNQVSVVDAAAHTMKVMQDGKVVKTIPISAGAPEHTTYNGQMVISEKYKQTRMDGSTVGFTNSDGKGEYDIKDVPHAMRLSSSGTFIHGNYWGAKSVFGSANTSHGCVGLSDTKGANDPNTSAAWFYNHSLIGDVVVVKNSKDKQIQPDNGLNGWNLNWSAWKAGSAA; this is encoded by the coding sequence ATGGAGAAGCGTGTGATGACGGACGGTAAGCGGCGCAGGAGCCTGATGGCCGCGTCCGCACTGCTCGGCGGCGTACTTGTGCTGTCGGCCTGCAGCGGTGGTGGGAGCGACGACAAGGGCGGCGGTGCGGACGGTACGAAGAAGTCCTCGCAGAGCTCGGTCGACGAGGCCGCGGCGAAGGACACATCGGCCGCCCGAATAGCGATCACCCCCAAAAACGGTGCCGACAACGCCTCCATCAACAAGGGCACGAAGGTCACGGTCAGTGCGGGCAAGCTGACCCAGGTGTCGATGACCACCGCATCCGGCACCGCGGTCAAGGGCACCATCGCGGCCGACGGCAGCAGCTGGCAGCCGGACGCTCAGCTGGACCGCTCCACCTCGTACAAGATCACCGCGACCGCCGAGGACAGCAAGGGCCGCCAGGCGCACGAGAACTCCTCGTTCACCACGGTCTCGCCCGCGCACAGCTTCATCGGCAACTTCACCCCCGAGGACGGCTCGACCGTCGGCGTGGGCATGCCGGTCTCGATCAACTTCGACAAGGCCATCACCAACAAGAAGGCCGTCGAGGACGCCATCAAGGTGACGTCGAGCAGCGGCCAGGAAGTTGTCGGCCACTGGTTCAGCGCGACCCGGCTGGATCTCCGTCCGGACCAGTACTGGACCGAGGGCTCGACGGTCACCATGAAGCTGGCCCTGGACGGCGTCGAGGGCGCGAGCGGTGTCACCGGTGTCCAGGACAAGACCGTCAGCTTCAAGATCGGCCGTAACCAGGTCTCGGTGGTGGACGCCGCGGCGCACACCATGAAGGTGATGCAGGACGGCAAGGTCGTCAAGACCATCCCGATCTCGGCCGGTGCCCCGGAGCACACCACGTACAACGGCCAGATGGTGATCTCCGAGAAGTACAAGCAGACCCGGATGGACGGCTCGACGGTCGGTTTCACCAACTCGGACGGCAAGGGCGAGTACGACATCAAGGACGTTCCGCACGCCATGCGGCTGTCCAGCTCCGGCACCTTCATCCACGGCAACTACTGGGGTGCCAAGTCGGTCTTCGGCTCCGCGAACACCAGCCACGGATGTGTCGGGCTCTCCGACACCAAGGGTGCCAACGACCCCAACACCTCGGCCGCGTGGTTCTACAACCACTCGCTGATCGGTGACGTGGTCGTCGTCAAGAACTCCAAGGACAAGCAGATCCAGCCGGACAACGGCCTCAACGGCTGGAACCTGAACTGGTCGGCCTGGAAGGCCGGTTCCGCCGCCTGA